CTACAACGGCACGCTCCCCCTGGCCGCCGCCACGACGGGCGTGGAGGGGCTCGAGGCGATCATCCCCATCGCGCCGAACACCTCCTACTACCACTACTACCGCTCCAACGGACTGGTGCGGTCACCGGGCGGCTATCCCGGGGAGGACGTCGACGTCCTGTTCGACTTCATCTTCAGCGGCTTCCCGGAGGTCCGCGACTACTGCCTCGCGAACGTGCGCGACGAGATGACGGCGCGGCTGGACCGCGTCACGGGCGACTACAACGACTTCTGGGCGGGCCGCGACTACCTGAACCACGTTGACGGCGTGCGGGCGGCCACGCTCATGAGCCACGCCTTCAACGACTGGAACGTCATGCCCGAGCACAGCCACCGCATTGCGATGGCGCTCGGGGAGCGCGGTGTGCCGCTGCAGATCTACTACCACCAGGGCGGGCACGGCGGGGCTCCCCCGCTCGAACTCATGAACCGGTGGTTCACCCGCTACGTGGTCGGCGTCGAGAACGGCGTGGAGGAAGACCCGGCGGCGTGGATCGTGCGGGAAGGAGACGACCGCTCCGAGCCCACGCCCTACCCGAGCTATCCGCACCCCGAGGCCGACGCCGTGACGCTCCGTCCAAGTGGCGACGGACACTGGACCGGCACGCTTTCCCTCGACGAGGCGGGCGCCGGGACCGGTGCGATCGTCGACAACTTCACGTTCACCGGTGACCAACTTGCCGCGGCGGAGTGGTCGAACCACCGCTTGCTGTACGCGACGCCGGAACTCCGCGAGGACGTCCACCTGTCGGGCGTGGCGACCGTCCGCGTGCGGGTGTCGGCCGACGCGCCCGCGGCCAACCTGTCCGTGTGGCTGGTGTCGCTGCCGTGGACCGAGGGCGGAGAGATCAACGACAACATCATCACGAAGGGATGGGCCGACCCCGCCAACGCAGGCGCCGAGGACATCGCGTCGCCCCGGGCCGGCGCACCGCTCACGCCGGGGGAGTTCGTCGACCTCGAGTTCGCGCTCCAGCCGGACGACCAGATCATTCCGGCCGGTGCCCGCATCGGTCTGATGATCTTCTCCAGCGACAAGTTCTTCACCCTGCACCCCGACCCCGGCACGACCCTCACCGTCGACTTGGGAGAGACCCGCCTCGCGCTGCCCGTCGTCGGAGGCGTCGAGGCTCTGCGCCGCGCCCTGGGCGTCCCCGCCTCCGAGTAGCGCCCGGCGGATGCAACCCTCGGTCGACATGGCGCCTCTTACGGAACGAGGTCGCCATGCCGCGGACAGCGGTCCACATCACCGATGTTTCAGCCGGGACGGGAACCATGCGCGCTCGCGGAAGCTTCCTTACCGCCGGAGTCCTCAGTTGCGCGGCCATCGCCTGCGGCGGCGCTCACCCCGAGCCGGAGGATCAACCCCCGAACGCGGTCCTGGTCTCCGATTCAGCGGGCATCACGAACATCGCCCTGGGCCGCGTGGAGGAGCTCTCGGTACCCGTCCTGGAGTCGAACCTCGTCTTCTCCACCCGCGATCTCGGGATCGAGTTGTTCTGGGTCGGCGATGCCCTTCTGCTCGGAAACGACGGCCTCGCGCTCGCCAACACCGGTTCGGGCGAGGTGCTGCTCTTCTCCGCCGACGGTTCGCTCACGGCCCGGGTCGGGGGGCAGGGCGAGGGACCGGGCGAGTTCAGCGAGATCACGACCCTCCTCGGGACGGGCGGGGGGTTCCTCGCCTACGACGCCAGACTGGCCCGCCTCAACGAGTTCTCGGAGAGCGGGGAGTTCCTCACGTCGTCGCCCCTCTCCGCCCAGAGTGCCATCGTGAGCCTGAAGCCGCTCGCGAGAGATGCCACGGGGCACGTGCTCGCGATCCTGGGAGAACAGCGGTACTTCCTCCCGGAGGGGACGAAGCGGGACACGACCCCCCTGCTTGCGTTCACCGATATCGAGACCGACCCGGACACGCTGGGCGTGTTGCCCGCCACGGAGTGGAGCTACGGCGGCATTCCCGGTGGCGGGTTCACCCGCACCGAACCCGCCTTCGGGCGGGACATCGTCGCCCGCGGATTCAGGGATCGGGCCCTGATCGGCGACACC
The sequence above is drawn from the Candidatus Palauibacter scopulicola genome and encodes:
- a CDS encoding Xaa-Pro dipeptidyl-peptidase: MISVRFATPAAALLMFVLLPAAVAAQAGLVIEDGQAQIVPAFADSSAWIRHELWVETGFDSDGDGRPDRVHLDVTRPGQTDGEGLRVPVIYETSPYYSGVAGIDFAHFWDLRQEVGGEAPARDPFPATIQHIPSQPRISNSHVATWVPRGFAVVHSQSPGTGQSQGCPTVGGANESLAPKAVIDWLNGRARGFASVDGAEEVEAYWATGRVGMTGTSYNGTLPLAAATTGVEGLEAIIPIAPNTSYYHYYRSNGLVRSPGGYPGEDVDVLFDFIFSGFPEVRDYCLANVRDEMTARLDRVTGDYNDFWAGRDYLNHVDGVRAATLMSHAFNDWNVMPEHSHRIAMALGERGVPLQIYYHQGGHGGAPPLELMNRWFTRYVVGVENGVEEDPAAWIVREGDDRSEPTPYPSYPHPEADAVTLRPSGDGHWTGTLSLDEAGAGTGAIVDNFTFTGDQLAAAEWSNHRLLYATPELREDVHLSGVATVRVRVSADAPAANLSVWLVSLPWTEGGEINDNIITKGWADPANAGAEDIASPRAGAPLTPGEFVDLEFALQPDDQIIPAGARIGLMIFSSDKFFTLHPDPGTTLTVDLGETRLALPVVGGVEALRRALGVPASE